The Chitinophagales bacterium genome contains a region encoding:
- a CDS encoding ABC transporter ATP-binding protein → MLNAKNIYKSYESVEVLKGVSLFVEKGEVVSIVGSSGAGKSTLLHILGTLDTADKGEYSINGQQILSLTDKELSDFRNKHIGFIFQFHHLLPEFTALENVCIPAFIQKKGVKESEERAKELLNFLGLSHRFNHKPSEMSGGEQQRVAVARALMNNPDIIMADEPSGNLDTATSKELHELFFNLRDKYNQTFIIVTHNQDLANMADRKLEMKDGVFIN, encoded by the coding sequence ATGCTCAACGCTAAAAACATTTATAAAAGCTACGAATCTGTTGAAGTACTCAAAGGTGTTTCCTTATTTGTAGAAAAAGGCGAAGTGGTTTCTATAGTAGGTAGTTCCGGAGCAGGCAAAAGCACATTATTGCATATTTTGGGTACTTTAGATACTGCTGATAAAGGAGAATATAGCATAAATGGACAGCAAATTTTATCATTAACAGATAAGGAATTATCCGATTTTAGAAACAAGCACATAGGTTTTATCTTTCAGTTTCATCATTTATTGCCGGAGTTTACCGCTTTAGAAAATGTTTGTATTCCTGCTTTTATTCAAAAAAAAGGAGTGAAAGAAAGTGAAGAAAGAGCTAAAGAATTGCTTAATTTTTTGGGTTTAAGTCATAGGTTTAATCATAAACCTTCTGAAATGAGCGGGGGAGAGCAGCAGCGAGTGGCTGTGGCAAGGGCATTAATGAATAATCCGGATATAATAATGGCAGATGAACCTTCAGGAAATTTAGATACGGCAACTTCTAAAGAGTTGCACGAACTATTTTTTAATTTACGAGATAAATACAATCAAACTTTTATAATAGTAACACACAATCAAGATTTAGCAAATATGGCTGACAGAAAGCTTGAAATGAAAGATGGTGTGTTTATAAATTAA
- a CDS encoding fatty acid desaturase: MENKKDFYWVEYREPHLERRREILKNHPEVKQLFGKNPYLPWSTIIMVIVQVAVALNIHYVMDYKFGWLYFILISYFVGATIAHALFLAIHEITHDLAFKKTWANNILAFFANIPIVLPYAMSFKEYHALHHWEQGVDGVDADIPLVSEANFFSGFIGKVLWFIHQIFFYAVRPTFVRPLKIDKWFIANFIFQLTAMAIILPLAGWWGVLYFLLSLVFAGGLHPTSGHFISEHYVFKEGQETYSYYGPLNLLTFNVGYHNEHHDFPTVPGNKLPELRKMAPEFYDNLHYYNSWTGVIRQFLFDKNITLFSRMKRKNTKEI, translated from the coding sequence ATGGAAAACAAAAAAGATTTTTATTGGGTAGAATATAGAGAGCCACATTTAGAAAGGCGTAGAGAAATTTTAAAAAACCACCCGGAAGTAAAACAGCTTTTTGGTAAAAACCCTTATTTGCCTTGGTCAACAATTATTATGGTAATAGTGCAAGTGGCAGTGGCATTAAATATACATTATGTAATGGATTACAAATTTGGGTGGTTATATTTTATATTAATTAGCTATTTTGTAGGAGCTACCATTGCTCATGCTTTGTTTTTAGCCATACACGAAATAACCCACGATTTGGCTTTTAAAAAAACATGGGCAAATAATATTTTGGCATTTTTTGCTAATATTCCTATTGTTTTGCCTTATGCTATGTCTTTTAAAGAGTATCATGCACTGCACCATTGGGAGCAGGGAGTAGATGGTGTAGATGCCGATATACCTTTAGTAAGTGAAGCCAATTTTTTTAGTGGTTTTATAGGCAAAGTATTGTGGTTTATCCATCAAATATTTTTTTATGCTGTACGTCCTACTTTTGTGAGACCGCTTAAAATAGACAAATGGTTTATTGCTAATTTTATTTTTCAGTTAACAGCTATGGCTATTATTTTGCCATTAGCAGGGTGGTGGGGCGTGCTTTATTTTCTTTTATCTTTGGTTTTTGCAGGAGGTTTGCATCCTACATCGGGGCATTTTATTTCTGAGCATTATGTTTTTAAAGAAGGGCAAGAAACCTACTCTTATTATGGACCGTTAAATTTACTGACTTTTAATGTAGGCTACCACAATGAACATCACGACTTTCCTACTGTGCCGGGCAATAAATTGCCTGAATTGCGAAAAATGGCTCCAGAGTTTTATGATAATTTGCATTATTATAATTCTTGGACGGGAGTAATACGTCAATTCCTGTTTGATAAAAATATTACTTTATTTTCAAGAATGAAAAGGAAGAATACGAAAGAAATATAG
- a CDS encoding glycosyltransferase family 2 protein: MYKNKRIIVVMPAYNAALTLEKTVAEIPEWVDEVILTDDASKDNTVEVAKKIGIKNILIHDKNKGYGGNQKTCYNKALELNGDIVIMLHPDYQYTPKLIPSLVNLIAEDLFPVALGSRILGNGALKGGMPWYKYVANRILTFTQNLFTGQKLSEYHTGYRAFSKEALNAINYNSNSDDFIFDNEMLSQLIYKDIAIGEVTCPTKYFEEASSINLKRSAIYGIGCLKYSLLFRLNKMGLLKSKIFYA; the protein is encoded by the coding sequence ATGTATAAAAATAAAAGGATAATTGTAGTAATGCCAGCCTATAATGCTGCTCTTACGCTTGAAAAAACAGTTGCCGAGATACCGGAATGGGTAGATGAAGTAATACTAACAGATGATGCCAGCAAAGACAATACGGTAGAAGTGGCTAAAAAAATAGGCATTAAAAACATACTCATTCACGATAAGAATAAAGGCTACGGTGGCAACCAAAAAACATGCTACAATAAAGCATTAGAATTAAATGGAGATATAGTAATTATGCTCCACCCCGACTATCAATATACGCCAAAATTAATACCCAGCTTAGTTAATCTTATAGCCGAAGATTTATTTCCTGTAGCCTTAGGAAGCAGAATATTAGGAAACGGAGCATTAAAAGGTGGCATGCCTTGGTACAAATATGTAGCTAATAGAATATTGACTTTTACACAAAACCTATTTACAGGGCAAAAATTAAGTGAATACCACACAGGATACAGAGCCTTTAGCAAAGAAGCTTTAAATGCTATTAACTATAATTCAAATTCTGATGATTTCATTTTTGATAATGAAATGTTATCGCAACTGATATATAAAGATATAGCCATAGGCGAAGTAACCTGCCCTACAAAATATTTTGAAGAAGCAAGCTCTATAAATCTTAAACGAAGTGCCATATATGGCATTGGCTGTTTAAAATATTCCTTACTATTTAGATTAAACAAAATGGGATTATTAAAATCTAAAATATTTTATGCTTAA
- a CDS encoding tetratricopeptide repeat protein — protein sequence MSTKRKEHHTVELSTLDKLQNWYEKNGKIFNIAVIAVLAIVLLGLAYTNYYKPKRELAAQNAIYKAQFWFENDSISKALNDPMNGFLTVADDYGSTKAGNLAKFYAGLCYYQLSDFANAEKYLNKFNPNHDAITGGLALATLADTQMENGKQDAALKNYKKAVDLNENKASSPFLLLKAGMAHDYAGKSKEALHFFETLKNNFPNSTEATEATKYIGKLQATS from the coding sequence ATGTCAACAAAAAGAAAAGAACACCATACAGTAGAACTTTCAACTTTAGATAAGTTACAAAATTGGTACGAAAAAAATGGAAAAATATTTAATATAGCTGTTATTGCTGTATTAGCTATTGTACTTTTAGGATTAGCTTACACTAATTACTACAAACCAAAAAGAGAATTAGCTGCTCAAAATGCCATTTACAAAGCTCAATTTTGGTTTGAAAACGACTCCATAAGCAAAGCTTTAAATGACCCAATGAATGGATTTTTAACCGTAGCAGACGACTATGGAAGTACAAAAGCAGGAAACTTAGCTAAATTTTATGCAGGATTATGCTACTACCAATTAAGCGATTTTGCCAATGCAGAAAAGTATTTGAATAAATTTAACCCTAACCATGATGCCATTACGGGCGGTTTAGCCTTAGCTACTCTTGCCGATACTCAAATGGAAAATGGCAAACAAGATGCGGCACTTAAGAACTATAAAAAAGCAGTAGATTTAAACGAAAACAAAGCCAGCAGTCCATTTTTACTATTAAAAGCAGGAATGGCTCATGACTATGCGGGCAAAAGCAAAGAAGCCCTTCATTTTTTTGAAACACTAAAAAATAATTTCCCAAATTCAACTGAAGCTACTGAAGCAACTAAATACATAGGTAAGTTACAAGCCACAAGCTAA
- the pdhA gene encoding pyruvate dehydrogenase (acetyl-transferring) E1 component subunit alpha, translating to MSKVNISKETYLHWYEIMLKMRKFEERAGMLYGQQKIRGFLHLYIGQEAVAAGIASAIRQEDPIITAYRDHGLALAKGMTSRECMAELMGKVTGCSKGKGGSMHFFSKEKYFFGGHGIVGAQIGLGTGIAFAEQYKGTDNVCVTLFGDGAAWQGVLHESFNMAKLWNLPVIYIVENNGYAMGTSTLRAAAAQDLYKIGEAFDIPSLQVDGMEPEKVYNAVKDAADLCREGHGPVFLEIKTYRYKGHSMSDPQKYRTKEEVKSYKEKDPITHVLHIIQENNWATEAEIEEINDKVKQEIDDCVTFAENSDYPDDNAVYEDIYVEKDYPFLKD from the coding sequence ATGTCAAAGGTAAACATATCTAAAGAAACATACTTGCACTGGTATGAAATAATGTTGAAAATGCGAAAATTTGAAGAGCGTGCAGGAATGCTTTACGGGCAACAGAAAATAAGAGGATTTTTACATTTATACATAGGGCAAGAAGCCGTGGCGGCAGGAATAGCCAGTGCTATAAGACAAGAAGACCCTATAATAACCGCATACCGAGACCATGGATTAGCTTTAGCTAAAGGCATGACAAGTAGAGAATGTATGGCTGAACTAATGGGAAAAGTAACCGGCTGTAGCAAAGGAAAAGGTGGCTCTATGCACTTTTTTAGTAAAGAAAAATATTTTTTTGGAGGACACGGAATTGTAGGAGCACAAATAGGTTTGGGTACAGGCATAGCTTTTGCAGAGCAATATAAAGGCACAGATAATGTGTGTGTAACCCTATTTGGCGATGGTGCTGCATGGCAAGGCGTACTGCACGAAAGTTTTAACATGGCAAAACTATGGAACTTGCCTGTAATATACATTGTAGAAAACAACGGTTATGCAATGGGCACTTCCACTTTAAGAGCTGCCGCAGCTCAAGATTTATACAAAATAGGCGAAGCTTTTGACATCCCAAGCTTGCAGGTGGACGGCATGGAACCGGAAAAAGTATATAATGCCGTTAAAGATGCTGCCGATTTATGCAGAGAAGGTCATGGTCCGGTGTTTTTAGAAATAAAAACATACAGATATAAAGGACATTCTATGAGTGATCCACAAAAATATAGAACCAAAGAAGAAGTAAAATCATACAAAGAAAAAGACCCCATAACTCATGTTTTGCATATAATACAAGAAAATAATTGGGCTACAGAAGCAGAAATTGAAGAAATTAATGACAAAGTGAAGCAAGAAATAGATGATTGTGTTACCTTTGCGGAAAATTCTGACTATCCGGATGATAATGCCGTGTATGAAGATATTTATGTAGAAAAAGATTATCCTTTTTTAAAAGATTAA
- a CDS encoding DNA replication/repair protein RecF translates to MFIRKLQLTNFKNHAKLSFSFNKNIVAFVGLNGIGKTNILDALYFLCVGKSYFSTLDKNCIKEDESFFRIEQKITLNNNEENDVVVVLEQNKRKKIVLNDNPIDKLTELVGKFPVVIVTPNDNMIILGGSAERRKFLDYTLSMTDRDYLENIVQYNHYLKQRNALLKIDEGQHINESLLEIYNQHLISLGAYIYEKRSHFIDDLQAFFTESFKYLTAKNENYKLTYSSHLQKETLDNLLSKSLKSDIYLQRTTKGIHKDDLQFKIEDKDLKEYGSQGQQKTFILALKLAQYNFIKSKLNKTPIFIIDDIFDKLDIERSQNLIKYLIAQDSQVFISNTSKVGLNIMENDEKLQIIEVV, encoded by the coding sequence ATGTTTATTCGCAAACTTCAGCTTACAAATTTTAAGAATCATGCAAAACTTTCTTTTTCTTTTAATAAGAATATAGTTGCTTTTGTAGGTCTTAATGGTATAGGGAAAACCAATATTTTAGATGCTTTGTACTTCTTGTGTGTAGGCAAAAGCTATTTTAGCACCTTAGATAAAAACTGTATAAAAGAAGATGAATCTTTTTTTAGAATAGAACAAAAAATAACTTTAAATAACAATGAAGAAAATGATGTAGTGGTTGTTTTGGAGCAAAATAAGCGGAAAAAAATTGTTTTAAACGATAATCCAATAGATAAATTGACCGAATTGGTAGGTAAATTTCCGGTAGTAATAGTGACTCCTAACGATAATATGATAATTTTGGGCGGTTCAGCAGAAAGAAGAAAATTTTTAGACTATACTTTGTCTATGACGGATAGAGATTATTTAGAAAATATTGTTCAGTATAATCATTATTTAAAACAAAGAAATGCTCTTTTAAAAATAGATGAAGGGCAGCATATAAATGAAAGTTTGTTAGAAATATACAACCAGCATTTAATTAGTCTTGGAGCTTATATTTATGAAAAACGTAGTCATTTTATTGACGATTTACAAGCTTTTTTTACAGAAAGTTTTAAATATTTAACCGCTAAAAACGAAAATTATAAATTGACGTATAGTAGCCATTTGCAAAAAGAAACCCTTGATAATTTATTAAGTAAATCATTAAAAAGTGATATTTATTTGCAACGTACTACTAAAGGAATACACAAAGATGATTTGCAGTTTAAAATAGAAGATAAAGATTTGAAAGAATATGGTTCGCAGGGGCAACAAAAAACATTTATTTTGGCTTTAAAATTGGCACAATATAATTTTATTAAAAGCAAGTTAAATAAAACGCCTATCTTTATCATTGATGATATTTTTGATAAATTGGATATAGAAAGAAGTCAGAATTTAATTAAATATTTAATAGCTCAAGATAGTCAAGTGTTTATAAGCAATACATCTAAAGTAGGTTTAAATATTATGGAGAATGATGAAAAACTTCAAATTATAGAGGTAGTATAA
- a CDS encoding DUF721 domain-containing protein: MNKDNLKSLKEVLDEFAQQKNIKKPLLEAKVVNMWKPLMGDLVDRYTETIYVNNKTLFVKVKVSSLKNELVYLQEDIINKINKEIGEDFIKKLVIL; encoded by the coding sequence ATGAATAAAGATAATTTAAAGAGTTTAAAAGAAGTACTTGATGAGTTTGCTCAGCAAAAAAACATAAAAAAACCTTTGCTTGAAGCCAAAGTAGTAAATATGTGGAAACCGCTAATGGGGGATTTAGTAGATAGATATACCGAAACTATATATGTAAACAACAAAACTTTATTTGTAAAAGTAAAAGTTTCGTCTTTAAAAAATGAGTTAGTTTATTTGCAAGAAGACATTATAAACAAAATTAATAAAGAAATAGGTGAAGATTTTATTAAAAAGTTGGTTATTTTGTAA
- a CDS encoding tetratricopeptide repeat protein, with protein MKKELLFSLLFLMPLLLFSQNNKYIVVQSEAVENVQELAKIYEVEPDSIRNWNDLYGDIIPAGTKIGIFNYNNISNEKIRLNQIDLIVESLNKELNKIEEDYQVAFNKLEKQKMEVDANSPYAMQEYLDISKAKFDLKNKRNEVSEKIIQGIEKLKKEKEQLLLKIEENKLLTDVDNETEIEVATSEQENDIKKETSKKEKKNKKETVEKQEEKGIDNNTGYDLEYLDFSNEVAPDTSSNKYKKEQAKLSKKLKLEESNEEFDKTVMIEEVAVSYKKKKTKYKIGDEVDEIRQDKAKFFLSRAMLEIDKGNLKKANSYIGKSIDLNPSYTEAYMLNGDLWASLGYYDKALKEYERASITNGRIPQVYYNMGNCYIFLKKKEKAIEMMSLAIDVDSTYVLAYSGRSALYIDKKEYQNALNDYESLLAINKYFYPALKGKGIANFELGNYEEAIIDFNKLIEYEDKDPSIYYHRGMAKVHKGDVYAACMDFLKSSERGYSEADKAIKKYCD; from the coding sequence ATGAAAAAAGAATTACTTTTCTCTTTATTGTTTTTAATGCCTTTATTGTTATTCTCTCAAAATAATAAATACATTGTAGTACAGTCTGAAGCTGTAGAAAATGTACAAGAGTTAGCTAAAATATATGAAGTAGAGCCCGATTCTATAAGAAACTGGAATGATCTTTATGGAGATATTATTCCTGCCGGAACTAAAATAGGAATTTTTAATTACAACAATATTTCTAATGAAAAAATACGGTTAAATCAAATAGATTTAATTGTAGAAAGCTTGAATAAAGAACTAAATAAAATTGAAGAGGATTATCAAGTAGCGTTTAATAAATTAGAAAAACAGAAAATGGAAGTTGACGCTAATAGTCCTTATGCTATGCAGGAGTATTTAGACATTAGTAAAGCTAAATTTGATTTGAAGAACAAAAGGAATGAAGTTTCAGAAAAAATAATTCAAGGAATTGAAAAACTTAAGAAGGAAAAAGAGCAGTTATTACTTAAAATAGAAGAAAACAAGTTATTGACAGATGTAGATAATGAAACTGAAATAGAAGTAGCTACAAGTGAACAAGAAAACGATATAAAAAAAGAAACTTCAAAAAAAGAAAAGAAAAATAAGAAAGAAACTGTAGAAAAACAAGAGGAAAAGGGAATAGACAATAATACGGGCTATGATTTAGAGTATTTAGATTTTAGTAATGAAGTAGCACCCGACACATCATCAAATAAATACAAAAAAGAACAAGCTAAACTTTCAAAAAAACTAAAACTGGAAGAAAGTAATGAAGAATTTGATAAAACAGTGATGATAGAAGAAGTAGCGGTAAGCTACAAAAAGAAAAAAACTAAATATAAAATAGGTGATGAAGTAGATGAAATAAGACAAGATAAAGCTAAGTTTTTTCTATCAAGAGCCATGTTAGAAATAGATAAAGGCAATTTAAAGAAAGCCAACTCATACATAGGTAAAAGTATAGATTTAAACCCCAGCTACACAGAAGCATATATGCTTAATGGAGATTTATGGGCAAGTTTAGGCTATTATGATAAAGCACTAAAGGAGTACGAAAGAGCCAGTATAACCAACGGTAGAATACCGCAAGTGTACTACAATATGGGCAACTGCTATATTTTCTTAAAGAAAAAAGAAAAAGCTATAGAAATGATGTCTTTAGCTATAGATGTAGATTCAACTTATGTGTTGGCATATTCAGGTAGGTCGGCACTTTATATAGATAAAAAAGAATACCAAAATGCTTTAAACGATTATGAAAGTTTGCTGGCAATAAATAAATATTTTTATCCGGCATTGAAAGGCAAAGGGATAGCTAATTTTGAGTTGGGCAATTATGAAGAAGCCATTATTGATTTTAACAAATTAATAGAATACGAAGATAAAGACCCAAGTATATATTACCACAGAGGAATGGCAAAAGTACACAAAGGAGATGTTTATGCTGCGTGTATGGATTTTTTAAAATCATCGGAAAGAGGATATAGCGAAGCCGATAAAGCCATAAAAAAATATTGCGATTAA
- the rfbD gene encoding dTDP-4-dehydrorhamnose reductase — MKVIGILGAGGQLGNELQIAFNADAENYKLVCPTLEELDITDTQSLAHFFANNKMDVLINCAAYTAVDLAEMEKELNNYINNIAVKNIADLCKKNQVFFIHISTDFVFDGTKCLPYKETESTNPLQEYGKAKLAGEQWVKEGIVVRTSWLYSGFGHNFVKTMLKLGKTKESINVVDNQIGTPTYAADLAQFLFTIINEDLYKNNAGIYHYSNEGVASWYDFAQSIMEISESDCKVFPIPDTEYKTPAKRPNYSVMDKTKVKETFNIEIPYWRTSLQDCIKLLNEE, encoded by the coding sequence ATGAAAGTAATAGGTATTTTAGGAGCAGGAGGGCAGCTGGGCAATGAGTTGCAAATAGCATTTAATGCAGATGCTGAAAACTACAAATTAGTTTGTCCTACTTTAGAAGAATTAGATATAACAGACACTCAAAGTCTTGCCCATTTTTTTGCCAATAACAAAATGGACGTACTTATAAATTGTGCTGCTTATACCGCTGTAGATTTGGCTGAAATGGAGAAAGAATTAAATAATTATATCAACAATATCGCTGTAAAAAATATAGCCGATTTGTGTAAAAAAAACCAAGTGTTTTTCATTCATATTTCTACAGATTTTGTTTTTGATGGCACTAAATGTTTACCTTATAAAGAAACCGAATCAACGAATCCACTGCAAGAATATGGGAAAGCTAAATTGGCAGGAGAGCAATGGGTAAAAGAAGGAATAGTGGTAAGAACATCTTGGTTGTACTCCGGTTTTGGACATAATTTTGTGAAAACAATGTTGAAATTAGGTAAAACAAAAGAAAGTATAAACGTAGTTGATAATCAAATAGGTACACCAACTTATGCTGCCGATTTAGCCCAATTTTTATTTACTATTATCAACGAAGATTTATATAAAAACAATGCTGGAATTTATCATTATAGCAATGAAGGAGTAGCTTCTTGGTACGATTTTGCACAAAGTATAATGGAAATAAGTGAAAGCGATTGTAAGGTTTTTCCTATTCCCGATACAGAATATAAAACACCGGCTAAAAGACCGAACTACAGCGTAATGGATAAAACAAAAGTTAAAGAAACTTTTAACATAGAAATACCTTATTGGAGAACAAGTTTACAAGACTGTATAAAATTATTAAATGAAGAATAA
- the cysQ gene encoding 3'(2'),5'-bisphosphate nucleotidase CysQ: MKNKVEIKTIINIAKEAGDAIMEIYNHDFEVYTKQDESPLTEADKASNEIIIKGLLNHYKDIPFISEEMKLTPYKERKNWEYCWLIDPLDGTKEFVKKNGEFTVNIALLHYGKPVLGVVHVPAINKTYYACENQGAFYIEDNQAPVQIKNLKSYKELETVRVVASRSHLSQEVLDFVEDLKKQGKEVDFLSSGSSLKFCLVAEGKADVYPRLAPTMEWDTAAAHAVCLEAGKDVLVYDTKEPLTYNRENLLNPWFIVE; this comes from the coding sequence ATGAAGAATAAAGTAGAAATAAAGACTATTATAAATATAGCCAAAGAAGCTGGCGATGCTATTATGGAAATTTATAATCATGATTTTGAAGTTTATACAAAACAAGATGAATCGCCATTAACAGAGGCAGATAAAGCGTCAAATGAAATAATTATAAAAGGATTATTAAATCACTATAAAGATATTCCCTTTATTTCTGAGGAGATGAAATTAACTCCATACAAAGAGAGGAAAAATTGGGAATATTGCTGGTTGATAGACCCTTTAGACGGCACAAAAGAGTTTGTAAAAAAAAATGGGGAGTTTACGGTAAATATAGCTTTGCTACATTATGGCAAGCCGGTTTTAGGAGTGGTGCATGTGCCGGCTATAAACAAAACTTATTATGCTTGCGAAAATCAAGGTGCATTTTATATAGAAGATAATCAGGCTCCGGTGCAAATTAAAAACTTAAAATCGTATAAAGAATTAGAAACGGTTAGGGTAGTAGCCAGCCGTTCGCATTTAAGTCAAGAAGTTTTAGATTTTGTAGAAGATTTAAAAAAGCAAGGCAAAGAAGTAGATTTTCTTTCTTCTGGAAGCTCGTTAAAATTTTGTTTAGTGGCAGAAGGCAAAGCAGATGTTTATCCACGCTTAGCACCTACTATGGAGTGGGATACTGCGGCTGCTCATGCGGTATGTTTAGAGGCAGGCAAAGATGTATTGGTATATGACACAAAAGAACCTTTGACATACAATAGAGAAAATTTATTGAATCCTTGGTTTATTGTTGAATAA
- a CDS encoding SDR family oxidoreductase — protein sequence MNINLTNKNAYVGGGSKGIGLASAVELANLGANVTLVSRGEQGLQEAVKHLDISKGQKHHILAVDYSNLDNLEQKLKEAISKVGVFHIIVNNTGGPAGGLIQNAKLEEFKNAFNNHLLANHLIVQTFSPKMKEANYGRIINIISTSVKIPLANLGVSNTIRGAVASWSKTMANELGEYGITVNNVLPGATATERLESIIQTKADKTGAEIEAVESSMKSIIPMKRFAEPNEVGAVVAFLASPAASYVNGVSIPVDGGRTGSI from the coding sequence ATGAATATAAACTTAACAAATAAGAATGCCTATGTGGGAGGTGGAAGCAAGGGAATAGGGCTGGCAAGTGCTGTAGAATTGGCTAATTTAGGAGCAAATGTTACTTTGGTTTCAAGAGGAGAGCAAGGTTTGCAAGAAGCAGTTAAACATTTAGATATTTCAAAAGGACAAAAGCACCACATTTTAGCTGTAGATTATAGCAATTTAGATAATTTAGAACAGAAACTAAAAGAGGCAATTAGCAAAGTAGGTGTATTTCATATAATTGTTAATAATACAGGCGGTCCTGCTGGTGGATTAATACAAAATGCTAAGTTAGAGGAATTTAAAAATGCATTTAACAACCATTTATTGGCAAACCATTTAATAGTACAAACTTTTTCACCTAAAATGAAAGAAGCTAATTATGGTAGAATTATTAATATAATTTCTACTTCAGTAAAAATTCCTTTAGCTAATTTGGGTGTAAGCAATACTATAAGAGGAGCTGTGGCAAGCTGGTCAAAAACTATGGCAAATGAGCTGGGAGAATATGGCATAACAGTAAATAATGTACTACCCGGGGCAACAGCTACAGAAAGATTAGAAAGTATAATACAAACTAAAGCAGATAAAACAGGTGCTGAAATAGAAGCTGTTGAAAGTAGTATGAAATCAATAATTCCTATGAAAAGATTTGCTGAGCCTAATGAAGTGGGAGCTGTAGTTGCTTTTTTGGCATCTCCGGCTGCATCTTATGTAAATGGTGTAAGCATACCTGTAGATGGCGGGCGTACGGGAAGTATTTGA